The nucleotide window attgtATTAAGATTATCAAATGGTGCTGGAAGTCCATTACTTGATCCAGAAAAATTAGCAACTAATCCATCTCTTCTCCCTAATGACACCTTCCAAAATGGCCCTCCACTCTGAAAAtacaattaataaattaattagtcTGATGAGATAGATAGGATTCCGTCACTCTTAATTAGAGATCTCAAGTTCATATgctgaaaaggaaaaaagagaaaaaatcatGATAGAGAGCGCTACTTAGTTTAACGGGCCTTAGGAAGCGTGAATCTGAATTAATCAGGACTCTGTCGATAAAGCAAGTACTAGACACCatgtatataggaaataatcaAGATTAGTTAGAGCCTTAAAAGCGAGTATCAGACATCAAATGAATTTAcctttaaaaaatgtaaaatatttacacaatTAGATTATTTTTACTAGGTACATAAGTCCATGTAAATCTCTTGtaaatattaattgataatttgataaaaatgataattaacctattaatacattataaaatttattgaacgtataaaaaatatatttacataatcaatgcgtaaaatttaaattaatcaagaaTAGCGTTTCACTTTATAATCAGTTCACCTAAATGTAGAGCTAGGCAGAACTAGAGTATCAATTACGAGTTCAATGGCTCAATAACTTTAACAAAAAATTCTATTTGTATTAAGAAAAtcacttttatatatataacatgtTAAATTGCACTGATAGCGTAAAGGAAATCTTACCAATAACACTGAGTCTCTTGCAGCTATAGCTAATATATCTGCACAAGAAACAACTCCACTACATGTATTCTCAACAACAGTTTTTATATTGTCTATCACTTCATATCCTCTTGCTGAGTTCAAATTTCCTGGAGTAAACTTCTCACTTGTACTACTATTTCCATCCAACAACAATGATGCATCACAACCCtacaattttattaaataaaattagtagaaAAAATTACAGATATATATCGTTTGTTTAgttaatttattaatatgatCGAAATATCAGTGTATATATTGTGTATATGTATgtctactatatataatatacatgtTTATTTAGCATAAAAATATGATCCATACACtttgtacatattttataatcTAAATTAGTAGAAAAAGTTAAAGATATATACCGTtcgtttaatttatttatcaatatgGTCGAAATATCAGTGTATATTTTGTGTATAGGTATgtatatcatatataatatatgtgcATATTTAGTATAAAGATTACACAATCTATACACTTTATACATATTTTGTAATCTAGTTAGCAAAAGTACGTTTAGAGACatctttaaaagtaagtattaATGGTTAGTGTAttttaatactccctctgtccctaattacttgtccattttttttatagttgtccctaatgacttgtccattttgacaaatcaagaaaggacaattttttttaccctattataccctcaataaaATGActtattactttgaaaaatgtagaacttttcatccgCTTTATAATTAgtagggtaaaatggtaaactcactatttcattaattgttttcttaatatgtgtgacaattcaaaagtggacaagtaattagggacagagggagagGGAGTATGTCGTAACAAGTGatgatttgtttatttttttcgttaCCAATTATCCACTTCTTATGAATAGTTAATTTGATAcaactattttttaaatgatctgatagtacaaaatatttaaatattgtgTCAATATATagaagttaattaattaactcgTAGACAGCtgtaaagtttgaattttgtaCATTGAGGGTGTATAAATTTATCAAACCATGAAACTAGATTGACATACAATACAACATATAAATAACTCATTTAGCCGGTTAAATTGCattgatagttttaaaaaattatacatttaatatgcataatttaaattaaaaaaatattgaaataaagaTATTAAAAAGGGAGTCTTAGAGTAACAATGTTGTTATCACcatatgatatatttttcacGGGTTAATTCTGAGTCATAAGTTAGCTATGGGTGTTAATTAATCACATGATACATTTTTGACAAGTAGAGATGTCTAAATGACAGTTGGTGCTAACTTTAAGCCCTTTTATATGTATTTGGCCTaataataactttaaaataagGTAAAACGGTCTTATATTATAACAAGTTTAATTATATCGTCAGCGAACATAAAAACTCACATTGACAAAGCAATCATGGAAGTGAAGACGAAGCAAAGAAGCAGCGATTCTTATTTCACTCTTGATTGCACTTTGaacttctttacgaacaactcTAAGAAGATTTGGACAtgtttttaagtaaaaatttgGTGTTAATTGAGAGTTCACACCTACAAATAACACCAAGAAAGTCACAATTtggaaatataaaataaaattacaaggTCTAGTCTTCATGATTTTATTATCGACTCTTgacaattgttttttttttttactcagaACGATTGAATTTAGACTTTTAACGACTAAACGTTTGGTTGTGAATGCATGTCAATGTACTTGAACCCTAATTTATAGTCATGATTAAGGGatgattaaaaattaaaaatttcattaatataaGCTATAGTGGTATGATGTATGGCGGCtccatttagttttttttttcttttttttaaaaatcaaacttaattaaaatctaCAACTAATTAATCTACAATTACTTAATGCTAATCACTGaggaaagtgaagaaaataaaGGTTTTAATATTGCATGGTTATGGTAATGGGGGCTTAGTACTTAATTACTTATCATAGAATATTAAATTTTAGTGACCAGTGacgattaattttttttctttcgatCTTTATTGACTTCTAGCGActggatttgaattttttattgttatgttTTGGTAAGGATGTTGTATGTGTATGTTAATGTATTTGAACCCTAATTTATATACATGATTAATAGATGATTATTgatcaattaataaatataaaattcatttatatataagtTATTAGGTGGtgtagagctgtcaatatgggctggCCCACTTCATCCGGGCTAACCCATACATGCTTTAGAATTTGACGGGCAAGGtcgggctagcccatttttaTGTGGGCCAGAAAATAGTCGGCCCAGCCCACAAGTGCGTTGCCCAGCCTCTTTTCTtagaagtatattttttataattttttaaattaaattataatttaaaaatattatcataaatatcgactaATGTTACTACTTattaatcaaatacacaaataaaattatctatataatatttattaagtttgatttcaagtaaaaacataaatagctaaatagaaatattaacctaattgttatccaatgatcataataaaacacaaaaactatgataatattccataggctatggcctatgtagtgattccctagaaattttagaAACTTTATTTTacgtagtacatattttataaacataatttgtatttaaatcgtaatatttcaaactttaaacagatTTTGAGTGTAGACTCCTGTTATTTTTAATAGAGCAACTTTcgcatatagcaaacacaaaaatcatatttgtatgttatagctatagttttcataattgcactccatagcaaacacaaatatgtatatttcgctatacatatacaaaagaaagcagttgtataatttcGCTATACAtgtacaaaagaaagcagtgttataatctgctttggtatacatatacaaaagaccaattgtataatttgtgtttgtataaagcgagaaagagagaaagacaaaagaaaactgggcaggggaagatcgtatttgtataatcataagtgtataggacgaaaatatactattttctctcgctttatacaaatacaaacacaatgtatacatttgtgtttgtataaagtgagagaggcgagtgagcgagcaagatctgggagagtggtgAGTGAgttctgggagaggggagagagggaacgaaaatatatctatatatacaattttctctcgctttatacaaacacaaacgcattttatacatttgcgttgttgtataaagtgagagatgcgagtgagcgagcgagatctaggagagtggcgagtgagatctgggagaggggaacgaaaatatatgtatatatacaattttctctcactttatacaaacacaaacacattttatacatttgcgctTGTAtaaaaagtgagagaggcgagggagagaacgagagtggcgagccaGATTTAccaggagagaggcgaaataacaacagtttgctatggggtacaattaaatcaaactatatttatagcatttaatttgaattaatagtttgctattatatacaatttttcctttttaatactctattttatttttatttggccaaCGGGCCGACCCTATTCATATTTCTCAAGCTTCACAAATCGACAGGCTTATTCAGGCTGGGCTAAAAAGCcattttcttaaatgggcttCAAAAATTGTAGTTCAACCCTATTAAATCACGGGTTAAGCCAGGCCGGCCCAACGGGACTAacccatattgacggctctaagGTGGTGTATcactaaaaaaaagaattagtgATGGACAATATCTTTTATTGTTAAACAGAAAGTTTTTGTCGCTAATTCTATTTAATAATGGATAAGCTAGtaacaaattatcaaaataatattatattagctACGAACTATTTATCGACAGATTAACGACGAGTTTCTTTTAACTCattgtttagttttttttttttttggtactgGCATGATGTATGGCGGTTCCATTTAGGGTTTTTGTATCAAACTTAAAATGTATAAccatttacttaattataatattaatcacTATGGAAAGTTAAGAGTTGAaagttttatattatattattatattgaaaataCAAGCATGTTCATGAATGTGAGTTATGTTTGAGggataatttaattaattaattggattGAACTTAATTATAGTGCatgataattataaaaaaaatgttccaATAACATTGTGtttttttagttgtttctaATATGTATTAGTGCTTAATTACGTTGATAGCATGATTATTATCTTTAATATATCTTCTCTCTTGGACTATAATAGTAGTTATGTATTTCTTTTCGTACCAAAACATTGACTTTTACGATAAACAcgttgaaattatttttgataatataTGGAAGATGATTGATAAGACTAGAACTTATAAGAGGAAAAcaattaggaaaaattacatggTTAAGCAAACGtatactagttaattaatcATCATAGAtatagttttagttaattaCCACTCACGACCAACATTCAGTGATAATTACGTGGGTTGGcgtttcgagtttgtataattcacatgtttgtataattcaaaatttgtataatataatttgtataacatttgtataatgtaattttgtataatttaatttgtataacatttgtataatgtaattttgtataatataattactcacccgcgaattatacaaacgaggcagcttaagatgtagctacaacccgtaaatatgcaaactatagctatgaagcataattaagtttattattgtTGCTATTTGCGAAAATTCCCCCAAACGATTAACGGCCCATTTTCCCATAGAAACATGAAGAATGTATACAAGGCCCATTATATCTAATATATTCAGACCTCAATATATTCGATTATAAGCCCAGTCTTATTGAGCCCATTACATCCTAGCTCAAAATTTGTATATCGTAATTCCTAGGGAGAATTACACAAATAGCCACCCCCACCCCAACACCGGAATAGAAAAATAGTCATTGTCGTggagtttgaaattttacaaaactCTAGGATATTTTCTTCGAGTTTCACTTGTGAGATTTGATACTCTAGAACTTATTTTCAAGAATTGGGCCAAAAAGTGGCTAATGTGCGTTATTTCTACTAAGTCATGCGGCTTTGAAGTAAGGTCGCTTATATCATATACGCTTTGTTCTTTAAAAAAGgctagtttttaatttttgaactaTGGCAATTGAACTTGTGCCTAGTAGTTTTTTAGAAGCTGAAGGCCCGCCTGAACATAACTTGTGAAATATTATAATgcgaaaatataaacttatacCCTATGAAAGAAACTTTGTTATGAGggataaaaattaaagactaACACAAAATATGCGCAAAAGTACAAATGATACCACTTATATTACAATACTTTTGGACATGAGATGAAAGGTCTTTGGTAAGAAGAGATGGTCGGCTTGACacaaatattattacttatcaTCCACTTTAAAATTAAGCAGTTCAGTTCGATGATACCTTATCGCTTgcatacaatataatataaactTATCACCCACTTTGTGTCTTATAATATTATAACTTGCACaatgtaatttattttcctaAGAAAATGTTTTGTTCAAATTAATTTCTTAGTTATTTTCTAGTGTTCGGCAATTAAGCAGAATAATATTATCCCACACATTATATGTGTGACATGGGGTGGGGAAGTGGCAGATCCACCTTATACTAAAGGGATGATACACTAATGAAACTTGTTTTTCTTACATTcattataaaaatcatattttaagaaacttaaaaaatacttttcaaaatattatgatcaatcaaacataaaaaaaaaaaattgaaaaaaatatttttcacaaaaatacaaaaaaatgctCTTGTTAAAATTTGGAAGATTCAAAATACGAATAAGTCTATTAATACTGCAGTCAAGTGACTTTATTAGTATAAGAATATTATATGGAGTTCTAATTATTAATATACCATAAAGTCAGCCATGCAGATAAAATTTAAGGAATATTAAGACTTCTTTTTATTCACACACAAAAAGATACGTATTCATAGGAAAAATTCCATAATTAATGATTAGTTATTTATCAagttgtaattattattttttaaatatatgtcaTTTAGGAAAACTTAATTTGGAGATCAAAACCAAGAATAATTCATGTATTCtaggggtgtgtttggtatgaaggaaaatgttttccatggaaaatgttttcctagaaaatgttttcctggaaaacaagttgatttttgacttattttttcatgtttggttggtgaatagaaaatattttccggaaaagatttttactatttgatttatgaatgatttttttttttgagaaatatcttttatttttactagggtagaaaataatttttgaaattgaaaatattttttaaaaacaaacttaaattttNNNNNNNNNNNNNNNNNNNNNNNNNNNNNNNNNNNNNNNNNNNNNNNNNNNNNNNNNNNNNNNNNNNNNNNNNNNNNNNNNNNNNNNNNNNNNNNNNNNNNNNNNNNNNNNNNNNNNNNNNNNNNNNNNNNNNNNNNNNNNNNNNNNNNNNNNNNNNNNNNNNNNNNNNNNNNNNNNNNNNNNNNNNNNNNNNNNNNNNNNNNNNNNNNNNNNNNNNNNNNNNNNNNNNNNNNNNNNNNNNNNNNNNNNNNNNNNNNNNNNNNNNNNNNNNNNNNNNNNNNNNNNNNNNNNNNNNNNNNNNNNNNNNNNNNNNNNNNNNNNNNNNNNNNNNNNNNNNNNNNNNNNNNNNNNNNNNNNNNNNNNNNNNNNNNNNNNNNNNNNNNNNNNNNNNNNNNNNNNNNNNNNNNNNNNNNNNNNNNNNNNNNNNNNNNNNNNNNNNNNNNNNNNNNNNNNNNNNNNNNNggggggggggggggggggctggtttgagggtagggacaaaataaattgattttttcaacaattttttttttaaattggaagttggaagagagttatggaaaatgttttccttaagttttgaaggaaagtcattttccttaaatttgaggaaaatgagttgatttggaaaacattttccaaaacatttaacccaaccaaacatgagaaaattagaaaacatttttcggaaaatgttttccttcataccaaacacaccctaagtctATATATAGTTAATGATTCTAATAAATTATTCATTTGATTATTTCTTCACATGTAGTTGAAGTAGTATTCAAGTAATGCCCTTTGATTtcatctgtttcaatttgtattttttaattgcTTTAGATAAATATACGAAATGATTTCTTCAATATATGAAAgattatatttaaattcaacattttcaacgtgaaacataaatatatatttgtgtgagaattcatcaaaatttcaacaaatatcATATTTGAACTCATAACTTTTAAAAGTGCAGTGAATTCAGtgttgaaaatattaaagatcaaaccagtaaatatgaattttgaacCTTGTATGTTTGTCAAGAAATATaccgaatatatatatatatagataataaaCTTCAAAACTCATAAATTATAACTCTAGATCTATAAACTTCAATATCGTAGATCCGCCTATGACATGTCATGAACTTATCCTTATTTTAATCATGTAAGAGTTAGTTTCCAAATGAGTAATGTACAAGTCTTGTAGTTGATAGTACTTTTCCCAAATAAATGTATTATTTCCATTAAAAATGAAGTAGCATGTGTGTACTAGAGGAAGTGACACTACaagaaataattcaattttcaacGATCTGTCTGTCAGAAActaaattcatcaaaaaattgaaatttataatggAAAAGTTGTTAGAAACATATTCGACGAATGATTTTTccaagattttttttcataaatattatttttttgacgaatttaatcaaaatatattcATCAAAAATTGACTGATTTGTAGTAATGTAATGATATTGTTcacttcttctttgtttttgagTGGCAAATTTGACAATTCTCACTTAATTATTCAAATTTGTCAATTGTATAGACACACGCAttttgactttttcaataaaaataaagataaaaaatttaatgaaaatcgGCAAATTTCTTAAATACTTCTACTATTTCTTTGATAGTGATTCTTAATAATTATATGTATACTGTTATTCAATCAATTCATAATTAGGTGAGACAAGTAAATTTGGAGTAAACATAAAgtccaaatatataaattgacaTTAttgtaaaaattcaaaatcatatttgttttttatcAATATCTAAGTTAAACTTGTTCACTTCAAAGTCATATAAAGTTAAAGTAGAAATGGTTGAATAGCATTTTCAGTCCctcaattattaataaattttattttattatctatGATATTTGATGAAGCATATTAAATctgtaattaattaaactatGCAATTTTAATTCTATTGCTTGTGAATATTCACAAATTTATTAGAATTTGATACTATTTTGGTAACAATATTGTAATCTTTTTTTAGAGGGTATTAATCGTTTTCAAGTAGTGTTTGATCGATTATATATTTATGGGAAacgggtctgaaaaatactccaactttggccaAAATTGTTATTACGAAACCAAACTtaatggaggaccttttacccccctgtactatttaaaagtgtattttaaaggtatatatgtccCCACGTGAacacgttactatttataattatacaatatttatgatgtccatgtaggcacatatatatctttaaaatacactattaaatagtacaggTTGGTAAAAGGTTCTTTCgatatcgtaacaacaatttcggccaaagttcgaatatatttcagacttttttccctgtattaattaatatttaattgactGGTCTGAGGTTATCAAcaaaaaatagaggaatatTACTGCAGCATCACATGCATGCAAATAAACATTGCAGATCTAAAAGGAATATTAAGAGAAATTTGCAAGGTAGTAGACTGGCTCGTAGACAAGCAAAGATAGTACATCGAGTTTTATGGTGTTATTTCACTATCTTTATATTTGATTCGTTAAATTATTAGCTTTGATATCACCTGTTGAGCTaagataatttaaaaatattctttatattATGTGACATTATtcgagttttttttctttcataaccacactttttttttccagaaggCCTCACACACCAATATCCTTACACTTTACatataacttatttttctgTAGATTTTACATAAATCCCATAGTGTTaattagaattaattatattctatccctattctttttcaaattacaaaatccCTTAAATTTGACGGAATTCGGATACATCCTGATACATCACGTCCCGGTTTCGGATACATCCTTCAACGTCCTGATACATCATGTTTGATCTGACAATGTAACTTGTTTCGTTCCTTTGAGCCAAATATAAGCCTGACAAGTGGGTCGACCCGGGGATTGCGGATCCCACTGTCGGGCCGGGCCTCGTGTTTACTAGCACTATATTCCAGATGTacatttgatttatttgttcaaataaaagacacaactttcatgtaaaaaaaaagtagttggCATTTTCTTAAATATAGTTCTTAGTACGTGTTTCTTtgattgtgatttcatgatgtaCATTCTTTAACCAATTCATTAATTATTaggttagaaaaaaaaataaacattattAAAAACGTGAATTTTCGAGAGACGTTCTCATCGAAATGCCATTAGAAATATGGAATTTCCAATAGAAAATTGCCGACAAGTCAATTTTTAATGGATTTTGTCGAAATATTCCATCgtaaatttgagttttttcttTAGTAGTTTTGGAGTCAATCATAAGTCCATAAATATTACTTAATTTGATCTATGGTAAAATCAAAAGGAATTTAACTTGCTTAAtcatgatgatattgtataatCAAGCTATAAATTTGACTTGTTTACTTTTAAGTCAAATATtgatcatataatttttttttcctcttcaaaCAATTTGGGTTCAAGTTATAATATTCACTGtcaatgtaaaataaataaattatactatTACATTGCTTAAAAGATATTATAGCTAAGCCTTcttaaaatttgtaattttgaaaataaagtaGTTTATCTGCAATAACagataaatatatatgtttgatgatGTAAAAATTCCTTAGATTGACTACATATATATAACTTTATGAACTTTACTATTTTATGtgacataatttaatttatattatatgtacATTCTTTCTCCAATCATAAATAAGTCCAACATTTTGACTATTATGGTAATGATTATAATTATCATCAATCAAGCCACGCTTATGAGTCGCCGGTTCATTTTTCAACACTCTTTTTCACTAAATTACGATTTTGTGTTCTAGTTTACTATATGCCTATAGTATGAAAATTTACTTGCCTCATGTTACTTGTGCTAATTTAACCTTATAAGGTTGTCCTTCATTGTTGATTAGAACAAAATTTTACGTGTCCGTGTTACTCATGTTAGAGTCTtggctaaattttatttttaatgtatccatggattattttttttcaaaaaaacatatCCCTCTAAATCAAATCAAGAATTTATTCCAATCTctattattttacataattaatGAAATCTTTTCATAACTTCACAAGTGTTTGCACTATAGTCTATACAATCCCAAGTTGGTGCCaattaaattct belongs to Solanum stenotomum isolate F172 chromosome 1, ASM1918654v1, whole genome shotgun sequence and includes:
- the LOC125860183 gene encoding peroxidase 59-like, with translation MKTRPCNFILYFQIVTFLVLFVGVNSQLTPNFYLKTCPNLLRVVRKEVQSAIKSEIRIAASLLRLHFHDCFVNGCDASLLLDGNSSTSEKFTPGNLNSARGYEVIDNIKTVVENTCSGVVSCADILAIAARDSVLLSGGPFWKVSLGRRDGLVANFSGSSNGLPAPFDNLNTIISKFQDVGLNLTDVVSLSGNI